In Kryptolebias marmoratus isolate JLee-2015 linkage group LG2, ASM164957v2, whole genome shotgun sequence, the genomic stretch GAAGCATCTTATGTTTAACCGTGcataaatgatgaaaacaacaaactcacTTTGACGAAAGTGTCTCcaataatttttcttttctcctcggGGTTGGTGGTCATATTCAATGTCTTGCTGATACGTTTCCGTGGCGTCCTGTCCTCGTCAGAGATGGGAAGGGTTGTCGTCCCGTTATAAAAGGTGTGTGCTGCATTTACaactgaaagggaaaaaaaaaaaattattaacagATTCATTCATATTTCACCTCATTAGGAGTTCCAAACGGCTGATAATTCTGCAGAACCAGCCGATGCTCGGGGCCATACCTTTGAGTTTAATGCCCAGCTTGGTGAGGGCCTCCTCCACACTCAGACTCTCCCTCTTCCTCATGAAGCCGTTGTCGATATGAACGGCGATCACCTGGTCCTGGTTCAGAGCTTTGTTGAGGAGGGCTGTGCAGACTGTGGAGTCGACTCCACCACTCAGCAGCACCTGAAAATATCAACACAAACAGGACCTGTAGACATCAAACTATAATGTGCTGGATGTAAAACCAGGTCTACCAGTAAATCACCTGCATGTGCTAATgttataattatttaaacttttctttgtaCTGGCATGTGGTTCTCATCTGTTAGTGGACTGGAAACCACTGACACTAATAATAAGAGTAGACAGTGGTTCAGTTTCTACTTCATTTCACTAAAGCTTTACAATCAAGTTATTTCAAGTAGGAaaatacttttctgttttcttctttttctgatcATTACTCTAACCTAAAACAAATTTGGatgctaaataaaagaaaaaaaaactaaaaggaaagcATATTGCCCGCTCCCTTTCGTATCAAAGTGTTAAATGAAGATCATGCCTGATCAACACTCaaaattttaacacaatatctgtgaaaattactgtgttatagccatttctgtgtttgctgtggcagccatcttaaatcaggttgactccaaatgttagtcaggtgtagatgtgcatccaatggttattttctgagagcttcattaaaatccatctaatgGTTCAAGATgtgtttcgctaacagacagataaatgaacacatgcagacaGTTAAATGACTGCCTGCTTTTTCTGGTGGCAGGTAATAATTGTCATCCTTTGAGAGGCTCACTCACCAGAACTTTCGAACTGCCCACTTTGTCTCTGATCTCACTGATGCAGGCCTGCTGGCGGTTCTGAACGGTGAAGTTGCTCGTGCATCCTGCAATTTCGAACAGAAAGTTGCGCAGCATCTCCGTGCCTCGCTCTGTCAAGTCCACCTCGGGGTGAAACTGGGTGCCATACAGCTTCTTCTGCTCGTTAGCGATCCCTGGAGGGCAGGAGAAGAGATGTTATGCGGGGAAGCGGTCACTTATATGAAACTCAATTAAACAGAGCCAGCCGATCGTAGCTACATACAGACTGAGGCTTTCAAACGGAACAGCAAATTAAACTTTCATGTAAGTTTATCGTCTGCGCTCCTCACCAGCAACAATGTTTCCTGACTGGGCCACGATTTTAAAGCCATCAGCCACTTTATCCACACTGTCTCCGTGGGTCAGCAGCACCAGTTCCTCCTTCTGAAGGCCTCTGataagaaacacacacacagccgaCAGAGGAAGATAGGCAGTTTGTTAACACCGTGTGAGAGGTAATGTTTACAGTCAGTGCTTGAAACAAAAGAGACATCATCTCACAACTTCACATTTAAATACTAGCCAGGGAAATGCATGTGGCTGCTGGAATAATCATAATGTGACTGAGTTAAGCTGGATTTACAATTTGAAcagcatttgtgtttgttgttaatCAGCTGAGAACAAGGAACTGAACtggagaacacaaacacaagttctTCCTTCAAAGTTACCAATTTGGATTAACAGCAGGAGGGGTTACGTGGTCTTTAAGACAAACTTAATATGAAGGTAGATTTATTTCctcttcatttacaaatataaaacaaggGATTGTTCCTGCCTGACCTACATTCTAGGTTGTGACCTAAATTAATAAAACGTCTTAAGAGCTAATAACGGGACCTCAACAGATACACAGAAAACTACACAGAAATGTCTACATTTGTTAGGgatgtaaacacaaacatgcacaacaAGCCAAATAAATAGTGAGACAGTGTACAGGTTCAACTGAAatacaagtaaaatatttaatcagaaTCTGTGTTACGTCCACTTCTAACATGCATAAAGTGTGAAACGGACCAAAGccactaaaagataaaaacatgtcaaagaaCAGTACCTGAAAAGGGAGCATGTGTTGTCCAGTGCAATACTGAACACTCCATCCTCCCTTACACTCTTTTTGTGCACTGTGCCGCCAAAAACCTTATTCATCATCTGtaacataaacacacaccaGAGTTAATACTTAGCACAAGCATTTAGGGTAAAAAAAAGCGATAGTACATTTGCTGCAAGCTAAAAAAAGTGTGCCAGGAAGGCTgaaaagagtttattttcagttaactgtaaaaatgactcaAGAAATATTCTTCCTTTGCTTAAGATACAGGAAATCACCAACTATCACTGTTCATCACTGCAAAATAAGCCTGAAATACCTGCATCCCATAGCAAATCCCAAGAACTGGTTTTCCTATGGTGAATATAGCCGGGTCGAACCAGGGAGCATCTTCGGCGTACACAGAAGCTGGACCTCCTGAAATAATGATTGCTCTAAGAAGTGGAATAGAGAGAAACAATCAAATACACAGCAGTATCAAAGCGTCCTTACAATTCCACCTTTACAGaatatgataaaaaagaaagaaaaatgatccTGACGGTCAGAGAATCAGAGCGTATTTCTTCCTTCTCACCTGTAACCCTGTTCTCTGAGAGCAAAGGCCGGGGTCTCCAGGGGAAGGATCTCGGAGCGTACACACAGCTCCCGCACCCGCCTGTCAATCACCTTCCCGTACTGCGCCCCTGCATCCAGGATCGCCACTGCCCCCTCGCATGACCCATTCTGCTCTGAGCTGCTGATCTCCAGctatggacacacacacatcaccgtcatccttttagttttaaacaaagaaaagcattaAAGGAACTCAAATACAGGCTTAAAATGTTCAAACGTCAACAGTTTGGGTGCTGAAGGTTTGCCGTGCCTCTGACCTGTCCCTGGCGGACATGAGCGAATACGACGTAACACGATTACAGACATGTGAGCGGCAATACAGACAGGCACTCTTGTCAAGCATGCTGAAACTATTCACCAAAAATCACATGAAACCTCAAGTCAGTCACCACTTATTAGCATGGACTGATCACTAAAATGGGCTTCCTGGGCCAGAGGCACAGGGGCCGAAAAAGGGCAGTGGTGCTCGTCATTTTAGTCCAGATGTATAGATTTAACAAGAAATGCAAGAATAgtgaaaaaacacagattttaaaacacaatcaacAGATGTAAAGTGAGTTTAAGAAATATGGGGATCAAAAAACTGAGATACAGCCACAAGGTAAAAACTGTTTCACAATTTCACGGACAAACTTTCAATTAGTCCTTATAATGAGAGTTCACAAAGACGTGGTTTATCCTCTCTGTCTCGTGACACAAGATGGTCATAAAGAGATGCACAGCAAGCCGAATGggacaaataaatcaatgtgaAGCAGATGACTGTATCCAGAAAATGTCTAAATGAAACCCAGATTGACCAGGAAGAAGActacttttattaatttaatgatCAAGAGGCCTATGTGCAAACCTGAGGTCGTCAACAGAtgacactatttttttaaagatatatttGTATACTAATGTGAGAACCAAGCCTGAGTTTAAAGATAGcacaacataaaaagaaacagcccACGtggttaataaaaacaataatagcACCTAATGTTTcaaagtactttttaaattttatttctagcTTGCAAACACAAAGCAGCCAAATTTGTGAGCTGTAAAACTATAGTCACAAACGAGGTTTGTTTTTGAGCAAACTTTATCAGATTATCTGGTAACGCAGTAGTACTACCTCAATTTGATAAGGTGTTGTGCCGAAAAAGGCACCCCCTCCCGTGAAAAGCGCCTTTTGTCTTGAGGAAGGCATATTAgagcaattttatttaaaaaaaactaaactaaagataaactcAAAAGTGAAGGACATACTTGTGTTTTTCCCACCACGCTTCAGAACAATTATTAACAGTTATTACACATAGAAACCTATATGtagcttttaaacaaagttgtttttttacaggatTATATGCAGCCCTTCCTGGAAAAGTACTGACCCTAATCACCCATTACTCAAAACATGTAGTTATTTGAGTATTATAATTAGGAAATCATTGTTAGACCGAGTAATGGAACTCTTTCCTAGTTAAAAAAGGGCACGTTTTCTGGCAGACTAGCTTGTCATTAAACCACACTTAAACAGTGTCACAACCGCATAATTTTAGATAACTGTGTCCTTTAAGAGTACTGAAAACCAAAGGTCATTTGGTCACTTTGGATTTTTACTCAGTGAGTGAAAATAAACGCTTTGAAATGCGTTTTTCCCTCAGTACAGAGGTACTTGTCACGCCAGGGGTGCGTTTTTCGGCACAACACCTCCTGCCTGGTAAACAGCAAGTTTCGCTCCTACTAGCTTAGTGACGGCGCTAGCGAACTGACAGTTAACCTTATTTTAACTTAAAGTGAATGACAGCTGCCTTACAAAGTGCACCAGTTCACCGCAGGGTGACTTTTTTACTACCGAAAAGGTCTCGGCCAAAAAGATTTTCTCCTAACCGTGCTGTCACTATAAACTGTGCCCAGCCACAGCTCGCTAAAACTGCTCATAACCGTAGTAGCGAGCGTTAGCATGCTAGCGGCTAACGTAGCCGAGCTAAGCTAAAACCCATGCGGCGCTGGAGGAGTATCGGAGGCGAGATGTGGTGGGGGGACCCTCAATATCATAAACGCAAACACGTATAGTGAAAAACATACGTGTGTGAAACAGGCTGCATGTCCCAGCTACATCACGTGTAGCTGATAGGCAGCTGAAGGCAACATGTTAAATGTATCGGTAACGCTGCAACAGGCAGGACGCTGAACGCGTTCACTCCCCGGTTACTGGTGGTGATATTACAGGCTCCTTAACTTTCCACCCCGAGGTGCACGGAGGCCGTGCGTGAACCACGGGTGCTAGTTCCACCGAGGCTccgctctcctctcctccccacTGACCTTGCTGTCTCCGTTGCACAGAGCCATGGAGGACTGTCCGTGTTGAGTAGAGAAGCTGTCCCAGGTCTCAGACAGAGACGGTGTAGCTCTCCCGCTCCAGCACGCCGACTACTGTTGGGAAAGCAGACTGAGTTGTAGGTCTAAAGATGCCGCTGTCTCCCCTCCTCCGGCGCcggcagggagggagggagttgTCACAAACAGCGTGGAAGaagagaataataataattattatatatataaatgtcaATGTTTCATGCGTGgagataaaacatttacacagaaatgtattttagttGTGTTTCCCTTCTTGTcaaaacataagaaaaacacGTTCTGTCCGATATCGCGAGATTtcacgctcaaagtatgtgttggtaaggaccctcagctaccaccacatcaagttttagcttaatatctgtaaaaatggaccgagttataaccatttttgtgtcggccGTCTTAAAGTGGATTTAGtccaaaagctgatcagttgtagatgtaaatctgAAGGTTTCATAAAAATTCATCCGATGGTTAATGAgctattttggtaacagacacacaccatTGTCCGActtcgccttttggcagcagacaGCCAAgacaaattattgtttttgtctcggGTGGTGGGGGCAGATGGAGGTCACTGATAATAGTGGCATCCCAAAACAAGAACTTCAGGACCTTCATTGTACCGCTGTTATATATAAGTTATTATAATAACACTTCAGTATGGGAGTTAAAGTTGGGGCTATGGTAGATAAAAATGAGGCAAATATGTGTTGGAGAGCTTCATAAAGAAGAATATATGTGATTTTCTGGAGCCTAAATGGAAATTAGCAacttaattatttaattagctttaattttttgttattttactggTGCGACTTGGACtaatacaagaaaaaacattatgtgAACATGTTAGTCTGAAGTCTTCAATAATAGTATTTGTATACTTTTTGCTCCCAGTATTACATAACCTGGATATTTTTACATCTCAGAATGTGTCAGACAGAAGCATGTCAGAGGCGGCCTCTTTATTTATAACATCTAATGTCACAAGTATTTACTGCTTTTGAGGGTGTGAATTACAACAAGCTTAGGTTCCCTGTTACTGTAGTAGTAAGCtataggattttatttttcagatatatttactgtatttaaataGAAAGATTTTGACTTTCAACCTGGCATTTCTTTTCTATTAAAGAGTAATGTCACAGCAAGAAAACCAAACTGTATAGCATCTTGTTTGTGgaatattttttagatttttgttttagattttttagattttttagattttagattaggattttatttttcagatatatttactgtatttaaataGAAAGATTTTGACTTTCAACCTGGCATTTCTTTTCTATTAAAGAGTAATGTCACagcaagaaaaccaaaaaacatcattataaCCAAAGAAACATTACTACTGAATCAGTTACAGCAGTGATGGAATAAACACAACCACATGTGGTTTGACTGGCTCACTTGGAGTtgaaaatcctaaaaaaaatgaatagtaaagtacagtacagtacagtacagtacagtacagtatagtatagtatagtatagtatagtatagtatagtatagtatagtatggGTTTCTATACTACATGAACAATTTTTAAACATCACATAATGATTTTGTCACAAAGTGGTGGTTACATTACTTGCCTGGAAATACTAAAAATTggttaattgtgtttttaataatgaggccacaaacaaaataattggTTGGTGGGGCAATGTGAGACGTATTTTccagaattaaagaaaacaaagacgtAACAGGGTGGATGACTATcctgacacacaaacagttttCCAAAGTTATAATTTAGGCTcagatttacataaaacaaacaaataagtaaaaccTTTCAACATGAATTGATGAAAGTGTAAATTTTCAAGGATTTGAGTGTTGTAACAAACCCATGTCTTGATGTGCATTACTTTGCTTTACGTGCATCTGTGTGCTGTCACATGTTTTCTGTTGGGTTAACCAGCTTCACATGGGCTCACAGCCACCACACAGCAGAGCACGCTGTTATCCATTAATGCTCAATTAAATGTGGGGTCACGGATACATTATAACCCCAAACAAAGGGACCTTTTGATCACGAAAATGGCCAATTGAATTTCTGTTCAAAATACTGGCAGAGTTCAAATAGAATGTGGATGGATTGCTTTAAATACAGCTACTTTTTGTGATGCTTTCTATAGTACTTTTCATTGGATTCTAAATATGCCGTTGTGGAATGAAGTGGATTATATTTGGGATAACATGCAAACTACTCatgaattattaattaattGTGTTCAGAACAAAAATCACTCTGAAGTATTCTTCAAGTAATGCCTGATCTGGACTAAAAAAAGTGTCTTTCTAACAgtcgtttattttattttgtttcattttgttttactatagattttagttaattaatttaatttgtaagtTTAGTTTAGACTTCATGTTATTTcgtaaaactggaaaaaaaactaatttcactTTTGTAGAATGCACTTGTGCtttcaataaattaaataaataaacaaataaaaatatgtttttttatgacttaaGTAACTCTAGACGTCTGTCcctgtaattatgttttttgttgttgtttgtttttgccgtTTCATCTGTTAAATTTGGAACTTGTTTTACATGTTGGTCCTTCCGTAAATGAACATGAATTAATTCAtttcgtgttttgttttttattttcattttttttttatcaacgtAAAGGAAGCGGAACATTAAGCAGCGGCGTTTTGACACGTCAGCTGAACGCACCGGACGCATTTACCTGATGCACACCATGAACTTCCTGGCTTTCCTTTGTTGATGTCTGTCTATGTTCACAGTTTTAAGTTAAACGGTAATTCATTCCtcgtctttctctctctgttcaGACGCTGCCGACTTTTAGCTcaacaaatgtaataaatgagcCGGTAATTGACTCAGTAGTTCAGCCGTCTGTGTCCGGTTCTTTGATTTAGCATGCTGTTATCACCAGGTAATGCATGAATTaatcacttttcttttgttttccgcCCAAGTCTCTTGCATGTCCTCATTTAGAATCACGTTTAACTGTTCCGTTTGTGTATTAAGTCCCTTACGTTTTTATTTTTCGTGttactaaatgtttatttgatgtCAGCTACCAACCTTTGCATTCAGTTCATTTTCTCATTTACATATTTGCTGATAACGAAACCTGCTGTTAGAGACCCGCAACAAATTGTTCGTTGTTCGCTTGAATCACCAGGTTCACAGTTTTAGaagtagaaaataaagaaagtacTCTGTTCATTATTCAGGTATGACATATtcagaaagacaaaagtaaagTCAATCATTACACAGGACCAAGAAGTCCTCCAAACTGCACTTTTATTTGGATCCATTCAGCTTTCTTTTTCACATTCTGCAGACCTGTTGAGGGCTCAGCGGATTTGATGCCCTCAGCTCCACCATGGATCTCTCCGATTTGACCACGCGCAAAAACGGGCGGCAGAGGAAACCGGCAGGTGCCACCCTCCCACCTGGACACATGAGGGACGGGGACCGGGAAGGAGCAACCTCCTCCGAGCCGGAGATGGGAGATGAAGACACAGATGGTCTGATCAGGAATTCAGACTCTGAGGACAGGAGGCGGCCCAGAGTCCGGCCTGGGATTCACGGCGAGCTGGGGAACGTGTTGCTCCTGTTGTTCCTCTATGTGCTTCAGGGGATTCCTCTTGGACTGGCTGGCAGCATCCCTCTGATTTTACAGAGTAAGAGCGTCAGCTACAAAGACCAAGCTTTCTTCAGCTTCGTCTTCTGGCCGTTCAGTTTGAAGCTTCTCTGGGCGCCGCTGGTTGATGCTCTGTACTTCAGCAGGTTTGGTAGAAGGTACAAAACAAACTCGTGTTCCAACCAAGctgctattttgttttttccctgcccatttttcattacttttttccccccttttaaCTCCTATGTTTAattgtttctgcagaaagtcATGGATGGTGCCAACGCAGTACCTGCTGGGCCTCTTTATGCTCTACCTTTCTGGAACCGTCAATTCACTCCTGCAGAACGACAAAGGTCCAGATGTGGTGATTCTCACTGCTGTCTTCTTCATGCTTGCCTTTCTGGCAGCCACACAGGTAATTTAATAATAAGCCCAAATTTAGAAGCAcatattaaaaaagacaaatgcacttgtttcatttgtgttactatttttgtgtgtaaggATATAGCTGTGGATGGCTGGGCCCTGACCATGTTATCCAGAGAGAATGTGGGCTACGCATCTACATGCAACTCTGTAGGTCAGACTGCTGGCTACTTCATGGGAAATGTGCTCTTTCTGGCTCTGGAATCAGCTGAATTTTGCAACAAATACCTCAGAATAGAGCCCAAAGACACAGGAATTGTCACTTTGCCTGGTATGTTTTGCCGATTACCTTTTAGATTAATCAGACTCTTTCTGTCATCACTGGCTGCAGCTgaataatgtgctttttttttcctttgctcttCCGCTGcagatttcttatttttttggggAATAGTCTTCCTAGTTTCCACCACTCTGGTAGCCATACTTAAAAGGGAAAACGGACATGGCAGAGGTCGGAGGAATGTCCCAGAAGAGACACAGGGTGTCATGGAAACCTACAAACTGTTGTTCTCTATTGTCAAAATGCCCACAGTCTTTACCTTCTGTGCCCTGCTGCTCACTGCTAAAGTACGTAACTGATCGATGTCTGGGTAATATTGGTTTTCGTGAAAGTCTTTAGCGCAAACAAACTTAATTTGcgccatgtttgtgtgttttagatcGGTTTCTCTGCAGCAGATGCGGTTACAGGTCTGAAGCTGGTGGAGGCCGGAGTTCCTAAAGAACAGCTGGCGCTGCTGGCAGTACCCATGGTGCCTCTGCAAATCCTCCTACCCGTGGTCATCAGCAAATACACAGCAGGGCCTCGACCTCTGGATGTCTTCTACAAAGCATTCCCTTTCAGGTCGGTACCCAGACGCACAGATTCGCCGGCGCCGTGTTTCCACCGAGTGGGGCAAAGATGACGGAGTCTTGTTCTGTGCTGCAGGTTGCTCATAGGGCTCGAGTACGCTCTGCTGGTGTGGTGGACCCCCAGTGTGAAACAAGATGGAGGATTCCCAGTTTACTACTATGCCATAGTGCTGCTCAGCTATGCATTGCatcaggtttgttgttttttctgctcgACTTTGGACCAGACCATCAGGTTTCAGTGTGGGGTTCACAGCAACACAAAGTCCGAACTGCATTTGAAAAAGGATTCTTAACTCCCTGTGTAGTGGATACCTTAGCTTTAGCTATCTGGACTTTTTCAAAGCAcctaaaccagtggtgtccaatcctggtcctggagtgccaccatcctgcatgttttagatgtttccctgctcttcaggaggtcttcaagctctgcagaagcctgttaatcacttattcattcaaatcaggtgtgttggagcagagaaatgcaggatagtggccctccaagaccaggattggacaccactgacctaAATGTCTGTTAGAGTTTCATTTAGGGAGAATTATGCTTCCTGATTAATGCTACAGAGAGGTGAGAAGGTACACAGGGATCAATCAGCATTAGGAGGGCTTTTAGTCTTCTTCTGCCAACTTTAGTCAAACAAAGCCttaaagcacacgtgtcaaactcaaggcccgcgggccagatccggccctctgtaacatttcatccggcccccaagataacgtttagatttcattaggtccgaccctccagtctgggacagatcgagtctctgattcttactttaaaaaactAAGCCTAATTCGTGAAGTTTTATCTTGGCAGTGaattagaagccaacaatatatagttttaatttctgtatgatcaggtttttgttgatggcttttaaaaaaaaatctgttttaatgttaaaaaattcatttaaaagctgagtgaggcgtgagaaatgactgctaatgatgtgctttttgaagtttgatctatttgtctgtgttcattaaagtatgtttgctctaaactctgtataatctgtaactgggaaaaggtaactgatatttctatatggatgatttgacataacacatctaaaaccaaggttaatttatgtaattttaatgaatattgatcgtgattggcccttggctaggaccacatttttaattttggcccccttgcgtcactgggtttgacacccctgccttaaagAGACCGACTGAAACTGGAACATTTCAGACAgaaatgtgtctgtgttgtgaaaatttgtgtttttatacaatTAAAGATCTTTTTCCAAAGTTACAGTTGAGCTTAGCGTGGGCTGCTGACggtaaaaagaacaaagaagaaGTTGGATTGTAGAGTTCTTTGAAAGTCTCGTCAAGTCACCCTCCTGCTTTTTTTCTCCAGGTGGCGCTGTACAGCATGTACGTGGCCTGCATGGCCTTCCACGCCAAAGTGAGCGACCCCCTGAT encodes the following:
- the slc33a1 gene encoding acetyl-coenzyme A transporter 1 — protein: MDLSDLTTRKNGRQRKPAGATLPPGHMRDGDREGATSSEPEMGDEDTDGLIRNSDSEDRRRPRVRPGIHGELGNVLLLLFLYVLQGIPLGLAGSIPLILQSKSVSYKDQAFFSFVFWPFSLKLLWAPLVDALYFSRFGRRKSWMVPTQYLLGLFMLYLSGTVNSLLQNDKGPDVVILTAVFFMLAFLAATQDIAVDGWALTMLSRENVGYASTCNSVGQTAGYFMGNVLFLALESAEFCNKYLRIEPKDTGIVTLPDFLFFWGIVFLVSTTLVAILKRENGHGRGRRNVPEETQGVMETYKLLFSIVKMPTVFTFCALLLTAKIGFSAADAVTGLKLVEAGVPKEQLALLAVPMVPLQILLPVVISKYTAGPRPLDVFYKAFPFRLLIGLEYALLVWWTPSVKQDGGFPVYYYAIVLLSYALHQVALYSMYVACMAFHAKVSDPLIGGTYMTLLNTVTNLGGNWPATMALWMVDPLTSKECQGAAGQSCGSAVEAGLCVKEGGVCVTTLDGYYVESVVCVVIGLVWWVWLGKKMKRLQEQSPAAWRCRVNQ